The Triticum aestivum cultivar Chinese Spring chromosome 3A, IWGSC CS RefSeq v2.1, whole genome shotgun sequence genome includes a region encoding these proteins:
- the LOC123063131 gene encoding protein HASTY 1-like isoform X1 translates to MKDFFSPYITEEDVLAFYSIKQNKGGDGSQDRHTTDLSASSNTMSSRQIHVQTARLGPWAQKDENAGLSVALPYLEYPLIIPPSPDSCFKPSCLKADPSTSLSVKQVVNDTDKPGLEALAVNNLDDQEYDPVQGNATSDLERPTESFGSKCLGKFQVMPGYQGKAKLLLWEHNLLSEAFISVMACPGIECKKQLLMSLLNPLNKIWTQSEWDEEYMSYTYRLSGLLCDDQFMKTVHLLVKSFEEIKGSKIEHSTGTQEKCSPTSIANYQHSSTFLQLMLTLLLRILHFIHMAWTDQSAYDLPEIIRRAKLMSTMEIFTFLPETNSLPDNDGVDAIRVDAIGTRLREIRETGYNVIGLCANVGRSFFELDSSLFIHALVADISFMEFDHLGKFIELTFIPLVRCCPRECWDKWVLLLLESLFFYCERNFRYAWLSLIHEGRAKVPDFFGDLYGPEDKLKKLEVELVLKFTRSVSLLLRVLASKELNSGLPDLNCPKSDLKSISSSSLMGYLLLHNCFGRFSMYLFGCLVDHQATMEALPFFHALIRLAVATDDERLKQFILNEMLPTIVRFSDRSPQSGISRLRSELSSSNEVSSMDDVVCLGQEIYKVYLHNQVTMTNGEM, encoded by the exons ATGAAG GATTTCTTCTCTCCTTACATCACGGAAGAAGATGTACTAGCCTTTTATTCCATCAAACAGAACAAAG GGGGAGATGGGAGTCAAGACAGACACACTACTGACCTCTCTGCATCCTCCaatacaatgtcatctcgtcaaatacATGTTCAAACTGCAAGGCTGGGACCTTGGGCTCAGAAAGATGAAAATGCAGGCTTATCAGTTGCTCTTCCCTATCTAGAATATCCACTCATTATACCACCTTCTCCTGATTCTTGTTTTAAACCTTCATGTCTCAAAGCTGATCCATCCACTAGCTTATCTGTGAAGCAAGTGGTAAATGACACTGATAAACCAGGATTGGAG GCCCTGGCTGttaacaatcttgatgatcaagagtATGATCCTGTTCAGGGTAATGCTACTAGTGATTTGGAAAGACCCACCGAGTCTTTTGGGTCAAAATGTCTG GGTAAGTTTCAAGTAATGCCAGGCTATCAAGGAAAGGCCAAGCTACTTCTTTGGGAGCACAATCTCCTGTCTGAAGCATTCATCAGTGTGATGGCCTGCCCAGG GATTGAATGTAAGAAGCAGTTGCTTATGTCTCTGTTGAACCCTTTGAACAAAATTTGGACCCAGTCAGAGTGGGATGAAGAATACATGAGTTACACATATCGTCTGTCTGGTCTTCTTTGCGATGATCAATTTATGAAGACAGTACATTTGTTGGTAAAGTCATTTGAGGAGATCAAAGGAAGCAAAATTGAACATTCTACAGGAACACAGGAAAAATGCTCTCCAACATCAATTGCTAATTACCAGCACTCATCTACCTTTCTACAGCTAATGCTTACCCTGCTCTTACGG ATCCTTCATTTCATACACATGGCTTGGACGGATCAGTCTGCGTATGATCTGCCAGAAATTATTAGAAGAGCTAAACTCATGAGTACCATGGAGATATTCACTTTTCTACCGGAGACTAATAGTTTACCTGACAATGATGGAGTTGATGCTATTAGGGTGGATGCTATCGGAACACGCTTACGTGAAATTCGAGAGACTGG GTACAATGTCATAGGCTTGTGCGCGAACGTTGGAAGATCATTTTTTGAATTGGACAGCTCTCTTTTCATCCATGCTCTTGTGGCGGATATAAGCTTCATGGAATTTGATCATTTGGGGAAATTCATAGAGCTCACCTTCATTCCATTAGTCAGATGTTGCCCTCGAGAATGTTGGGACAAATGGGTGCTGTTGTTGTTGGAATCTTTATTTTTCTACTGTGAGCGAAATTTTCGTTATGCGTGGCTCAGTCTTATACACGAGGGCCGAGCTAAAGTACCAGATTTCTTTGGCGATCTATACGGACCGGAAGACAAACTCAAGAAATTAGAAGTGGAGCTGGTGCTTAAATTCACTCGTTCTGTATCTTTATTGCTCAGGGTCTTAGCATCAAAAGAACTTAATAGCGGCCTTCCGGATTTGAATTGTCCAAAGTCTGACTTGAAATCCATATCTTCCAGCTCTCTTATGGG GTATCTTTTACTTCACAATTGCTTTGGGAGGTTTAGTATGTACTTGTTTGGGTGTTTGGTGGATCATCAAGCAACTATGGAAGCACTACCCTTTTTTCATGCATTGATCCGCCTTGCTGTTGCTACTGATGATGAGAGACTGAAACAGTTTATTCTTAATGAAATGCTTCCAACCATTGTCCGTTTTAGTGATAGGAGTCCTCAAAGTGGAATCTCACGGTTAAGATCGGAGTTAAGTTCAAGCAATGAAGTGAGTTCTATGGATGATGTTGTTTGCCTTGGTCAAGAAATATACAAAGTTTACTTACACAATCAG GTTACTATGACGAATGGCGAAATGTAG
- the LOC123063131 gene encoding protein HASTY 1-like isoform X2, which produces MSSRQIHVQTARLGPWAQKDENAGLSVALPYLEYPLIIPPSPDSCFKPSCLKADPSTSLSVKQVVNDTDKPGLEALAVNNLDDQEYDPVQGNATSDLERPTESFGSKCLGKFQVMPGYQGKAKLLLWEHNLLSEAFISVMACPGIECKKQLLMSLLNPLNKIWTQSEWDEEYMSYTYRLSGLLCDDQFMKTVHLLVKSFEEIKGSKIEHSTGTQEKCSPTSIANYQHSSTFLQLMLTLLLRILHFIHMAWTDQSAYDLPEIIRRAKLMSTMEIFTFLPETNSLPDNDGVDAIRVDAIGTRLREIRETGYNVIGLCANVGRSFFELDSSLFIHALVADISFMEFDHLGKFIELTFIPLVRCCPRECWDKWVLLLLESLFFYCERNFRYAWLSLIHEGRAKVPDFFGDLYGPEDKLKKLEVELVLKFTRSVSLLLRVLASKELNSGLPDLNCPKSDLKSISSSSLMGYLLLHNCFGRFSMYLFGCLVDHQATMEALPFFHALIRLAVATDDERLKQFILNEMLPTIVRFSDRSPQSGISRLRSELSSSNEVSSMDDVVCLGQEIYKVYLHNQVTMTNGEM; this is translated from the exons atgtcatctcgtcaaatacATGTTCAAACTGCAAGGCTGGGACCTTGGGCTCAGAAAGATGAAAATGCAGGCTTATCAGTTGCTCTTCCCTATCTAGAATATCCACTCATTATACCACCTTCTCCTGATTCTTGTTTTAAACCTTCATGTCTCAAAGCTGATCCATCCACTAGCTTATCTGTGAAGCAAGTGGTAAATGACACTGATAAACCAGGATTGGAG GCCCTGGCTGttaacaatcttgatgatcaagagtATGATCCTGTTCAGGGTAATGCTACTAGTGATTTGGAAAGACCCACCGAGTCTTTTGGGTCAAAATGTCTG GGTAAGTTTCAAGTAATGCCAGGCTATCAAGGAAAGGCCAAGCTACTTCTTTGGGAGCACAATCTCCTGTCTGAAGCATTCATCAGTGTGATGGCCTGCCCAGG GATTGAATGTAAGAAGCAGTTGCTTATGTCTCTGTTGAACCCTTTGAACAAAATTTGGACCCAGTCAGAGTGGGATGAAGAATACATGAGTTACACATATCGTCTGTCTGGTCTTCTTTGCGATGATCAATTTATGAAGACAGTACATTTGTTGGTAAAGTCATTTGAGGAGATCAAAGGAAGCAAAATTGAACATTCTACAGGAACACAGGAAAAATGCTCTCCAACATCAATTGCTAATTACCAGCACTCATCTACCTTTCTACAGCTAATGCTTACCCTGCTCTTACGG ATCCTTCATTTCATACACATGGCTTGGACGGATCAGTCTGCGTATGATCTGCCAGAAATTATTAGAAGAGCTAAACTCATGAGTACCATGGAGATATTCACTTTTCTACCGGAGACTAATAGTTTACCTGACAATGATGGAGTTGATGCTATTAGGGTGGATGCTATCGGAACACGCTTACGTGAAATTCGAGAGACTGG GTACAATGTCATAGGCTTGTGCGCGAACGTTGGAAGATCATTTTTTGAATTGGACAGCTCTCTTTTCATCCATGCTCTTGTGGCGGATATAAGCTTCATGGAATTTGATCATTTGGGGAAATTCATAGAGCTCACCTTCATTCCATTAGTCAGATGTTGCCCTCGAGAATGTTGGGACAAATGGGTGCTGTTGTTGTTGGAATCTTTATTTTTCTACTGTGAGCGAAATTTTCGTTATGCGTGGCTCAGTCTTATACACGAGGGCCGAGCTAAAGTACCAGATTTCTTTGGCGATCTATACGGACCGGAAGACAAACTCAAGAAATTAGAAGTGGAGCTGGTGCTTAAATTCACTCGTTCTGTATCTTTATTGCTCAGGGTCTTAGCATCAAAAGAACTTAATAGCGGCCTTCCGGATTTGAATTGTCCAAAGTCTGACTTGAAATCCATATCTTCCAGCTCTCTTATGGG GTATCTTTTACTTCACAATTGCTTTGGGAGGTTTAGTATGTACTTGTTTGGGTGTTTGGTGGATCATCAAGCAACTATGGAAGCACTACCCTTTTTTCATGCATTGATCCGCCTTGCTGTTGCTACTGATGATGAGAGACTGAAACAGTTTATTCTTAATGAAATGCTTCCAACCATTGTCCGTTTTAGTGATAGGAGTCCTCAAAGTGGAATCTCACGGTTAAGATCGGAGTTAAGTTCAAGCAATGAAGTGAGTTCTATGGATGATGTTGTTTGCCTTGGTCAAGAAATATACAAAGTTTACTTACACAATCAG GTTACTATGACGAATGGCGAAATGTAG